TCAGCGAGCCGTTGCATTGAGCTCCTCGTGAACCGGCTGTTGGGACCGCAGCTTGCCCGGATTCAGAATCACACGGTCACCCGCCGCCAGACCGTCGACGATCTCCACCCAAGGCTCCGCGCGTCGCCCGGTGGTCACACCTCGCTCCACCGCCTTCCCTTCCTTGAGCAGGAACACCTTATCCAAGCCGACAAAGCTGGTGATAGCCGACTCTGGAACGCACAGGCCGGGGTCATCCTTTCGGATCACAATCTCCGCTTCGGCGAACAGCCCGGGCCGCAACGCTGGGTCCGTCGCAACATCGGCCTCCACCAACAACATCCGATTGGAGTCGGTTAGAATCGGGCTCACCCGAGCGATCTCGGTCTGGTACACCGCTCGTGCACGTCCCACTCGAACTCGAACGATCTGTCCTGGTCGGATCTCGGTGGATTCCAATTCGGGGACCTCCAAACGCAGCCGCAGCGGGTTCACCGCCGCGATCACGAGGAGCGGGGCGCCCCCCTGAACAAACTCGCCCGGACTGGCCAGCCGTTCCTGGACCACACCATCGAACGGGGCGCGGGTCGTGGAGTCGGAAAGCTGCTTGCGGGCGATATTCAGCTCGGCCCGCCGCTGCACAACCAAGGCTTGGCGAGCGCGCACGGACTCGACCGCTTCCTGGTAGCGACTGACCGCCACCGCATGGGCAGCCTCCGTGGCATCGAGATCGGTTTGGGGGGCCAGCTTCTCCAGAACCAGCTGACGCACCCGGGCACGATTCTTAAAGGCCTCATCGAGCAAGGCTTTGGCTTCTCTCACTGCGCCCGACGCTTCGACCTCCACCGCGTCATCCTCACCGCTCAAAGGGAGCCCGATGGCAGCCCGAGCCTGGGACAAAACGGCCTCGGCCTGCTTGACCCGAAGCTCATAATCGGTCAGATCGACCTGCGCCAGCTTGTCTCCTTTGCGAACCACACTTCCGATGTCCACGGCGATGAACTCCAATCGTCCGGCCACCTTCACGCTCAGCGTGCTCTTCTCGCGTGCGTAAAATGAGCCCGAAACTTGGACGCTCCGTTCCATGGGACGCAACTCGGCCACTGCCGTCCGGACCGGTTTTGATGGCAACGGGGCTTCTGCGCTACTGGCCTTCGAGGGACCCGACCGCGGGCCGCAGGAACACAGCGACAGCAGGAGCAAGGCGCCCAGGAAGCAGCCGATCTTGGGGCCTCGCCACCCGGTGAGCCCAGCGCTAAAGCGGCAGAGTGTTCGATACATGCTCAAGAGAATAGTGCCCAATCCGGGAAGGAACACCTACCCGCGTAGGGAATAAAGACATACTTGCGAAAGAAATAGACGGTGGCAAGATCAGGCCCCACCAATCTACTTGAACAATTCCTTCCCTTCCCAAGTCCATTTTTCCTAGCATCATCGCCTTAAGACTCAAATGCACATGCGAACTCTGTTAATTGCCGCCACCTGGGTGCTCGCCAACCTGATGGCCACAGCGCAACCCGCCGTCCGACTGGAACTCAAGTCGGGAGACCACGTCAGCCTCGTGGGCAACACGTTGGCCGACCGTTTTCAGCACAGCGGGTGGCTGGAGACCCTCATCGTCGCCAAGCACCCCGCTCACAACCTCATCTTTCGAAACCTTGCGGTCGCCGGGGATGAAATCACCCTCCGTCACCGCTCCGAAAACTTCGGAACACCAGAGGATTGGCTGAAAAAGACCGAAACCGACGTCATCTTCGCCTTTTTCGGGTTCAACGAGTCATTCAAGGGTTACGAGGGTCTGGAAAAGTACAAGGCCGACTTGGATAAATTCCTGAAGGAAACCGCCACTAAGAACTATTCAGGCAAAGGGGCCCCGCGAATTGTGCTCTTCTCCCCCATCGCCGCCGAGAGGCATCAGGACCCCAACTTCCCGGATCCGGCTCGCATCAACGACAGCCTAAAGGATTACACCGCCGCGATGGCGGATGTCGCGCGCGCCAATGGCGTCCAGTTCGTGAACCTGTTCAATCCTTCCCAGCAGCTATTCGCCGCGGCTGCTCGCCAGGGTCAGTCCCTCACCGTCAACGGGCTGCACCTGAAAGAAACGGGGGATAAACAGCTCGCTCCGATCATCTTCAGCGAACTCTTTGGCGAACCGGCACCCGCCGGAAACTTCGAGAAACTCCGCGAGGCGATCAACGAAAAGAACGCGCAGTGGCATGCGCGGTACCGCACCATCGACGGCTACAATGTCTACGGTGGCCGATCCCAGCTGAGCTTCGAAAGCGGCAAAGGAGGCCCGAAGATCACGAACTACAAAGTCATGCAGGAAGAGATGAGCCAGCGCGATGTGCTTACCGCCAACCGCGACAAGCGGGTCTGGGCCGTCGCCAAGGGAGGCGACCTGACTGTGGAGGACTCCAATCTGCCCCCCACCACCAAAGTGCTCTCCAACAAGCCGGGTCCCAATCCGGATGGCACCCACGTTTTCTTGAACGGTGAGGAAGCCATTTCCAAGATGACCCTGCACTCCGGCACCAAGATCAACCTCTTCGCAGCGGAGGATAAGTTCCCGGAGTTGATCAATCCGGTGCAGATGGCTTGGGACACCAAGGGACGCCTCTGGGTCTCCGTCTGGCCGAACTATCCCGGCCGCACTCCTGACAGCAAGGTTGGCGACAGCCTCCTCATTTTCGAAGATGTCGATGGCGATGGCAAAGCCGACAAGTGCACGCACTTCCTCGACGATCTTAACGCCGCGACTGGGTTCCAATTCTACAAGGACGGCGTGTTGGTGGTGCAAGCGCCCGACCTGTGGTTCGTCCGCGACACAGACGGCGACGGCAAAGGCGACTGGAAGGAACGAGTGCTGATGGGTCTGGACTCGGCTGATTCACATCATACCGCCAACGCGGTTTGCCTCGATCCCGGTGGCGCGATCTACCTCAGCGATGGCGTTTTCCATCGCACGCAGGTAGAAACCGAACGAGGTCCTTTGCGGAACAACGACGGAGCCATCTATCGGTTCGAGCCGCGAACCGGCAAGTTTGAAACCTACGTTGCCTATGGTTTCGCCAATCCCCATGGCCGGGTGTTCGATGCCTGGGGCAATGACATCATCACCGACGCGACCGGCAATGCCAACTACTTCGGCGCGGCCTTCAGCGGGCATATTGATTACCCCAACAAACACGGCGGGATGAGGGAGTTCTGGAACCGCCCTTCCCGCCCGTGCCCGGCCACCGGAATCCTGACCAGCCGGCACTTTCCGGAGGAGTTCATGGGGAATTTCCTGAATATCAATGTC
The window above is part of the Verrucomicrobiales bacterium genome. Proteins encoded here:
- a CDS encoding efflux RND transporter periplasmic adaptor subunit, yielding MYRTLCRFSAGLTGWRGPKIGCFLGALLLLSLCSCGPRSGPSKASSAEAPLPSKPVRTAVAELRPMERSVQVSGSFYAREKSTLSVKVAGRLEFIAVDIGSVVRKGDKLAQVDLTDYELRVKQAEAVLSQARAAIGLPLSGEDDAVEVEASGAVREAKALLDEAFKNRARVRQLVLEKLAPQTDLDATEAAHAVAVSRYQEAVESVRARQALVVQRRAELNIARKQLSDSTTRAPFDGVVQERLASPGEFVQGGAPLLVIAAVNPLRLRLEVPELESTEIRPGQIVRVRVGRARAVYQTEIARVSPILTDSNRMLLVEADVATDPALRPGLFAEAEIVIRKDDPGLCVPESAITSFVGLDKVFLLKEGKAVERGVTTGRRAEPWVEIVDGLAAGDRVILNPGKLRSQQPVHEELNATAR